The segment ACTTTCCGCCCAGCGTCTGGCCGGGCGCCTACGGACTGAAGCGGTGGATCGACAATCTGATCTGGGTCCACGAGCACCTCGCCAACGGGCCGACCAGCACGCGGTTTCTCGATGACAAGGTCGTGGTGCTGGAGCGGGCCGGCACTCCTGGTCTCCTGACTGCGCTCAATTTCGACACGATGAACGCGCGCCCGATCAGTTGCCAGACCGCGTTCGGAGCCAACGTCCAGTTGCACGACTACACCGGTCATCACGACGACATCCGGACTGACGGGAATGGCGTCGCGAGCTTCACGATTCCGAGCAACGCTTTCAGCAAGGGCCAGAGCTATCTGTGCTTCTCGCGCGCCGGCCTGAATTTTGCGTCGGTCCGCCACGCGCGCCACACCACGCAGACCATCTTGGGTGCTGCCGATCTCGATACGCCGCCGGCGACCAATGCCGAGATGGAGACGGGACGAATCTGGGTGGAGCAGGGCAGCAAGATCACACTGCGGGTTGGCCTCGATCGGCACGGCGTGCCGGCAGATGGCGCGCTCAAGGTCACCGTCACCGACGCGCAAAGGCACGGCGTGGTCGAGGCACTGTGCAGCGACGACCATGTCAGCGCCGAAGGCACGGCCGGCGCGGCGGGCGAATATCATATCCGCGTCGCGGGCCGGCAGTTGCCGGACCACGGCGCCGCTTTTTCGATCGACGTCACCTACCTTGCCCCACAAATCGTTTGAGAGGGAGCCCCATGTCGTTTGATCATATGTCATTGCACTTGCTGTGGACGTCAGTCGACAGCCTCATCGCCGCCTTTGCGTTGTCGTTCATCGTGCCGCGGCGGCATGCGCTGCCGCTTGCGCTGATGTTCGGCCTCTGCGACGGGTTCGGCTCGGCACTCGGGATCAGTGTGCCGCTCGCGGGCGGATTTGCTGCGTTCGTGCTGATGGCGTCTGGCGGAGCGCTTTTGGTGCGCCATCCGATCGCGCGACGTGTTCTGAATGCGCCGGGCTGGCTCTATGTGTTGCCGCCGCTGCTGGCAATCGACAATGTGGTGTCACACACGTCCGATCCGCCGGCGCTTGCTGCGCTGTCGAGCGCGATCATGGCCGGCCTCGGCTTTACCTGCGGAGCCGTCGTGCAGAACTGGTGGCGCGCAGGCTTGCGCGATACCCGACCGCTTGCGGCGGCTTGCCTGACCGCGGCCGGCCTCCTGGCATGGGGAGCCTAATCATGGTCGCCTCCGTCACGACCCGCAGCTACGACCTGGCCAGAACCGGCGCGAACAATTCCGAGACGGTGCTGACGGCGACCGCCGTCCGCACCAAGGGCATCGTCAAGCTCTTCAGCATTCCCATACCCGACGATCCCCGGCTCGAGGCGCAGCCGCTCGCAGTCGGCGGCGTGCGGACGCTCGATGGCAAGACCCGCGACCTGATCTTCCAGGCCACCATGGGCAATTGGGTCTATGCGTTCGACGCGGTGACCGGCGAGAAGATCTGGGCGACCAATCTCGGCCGTCCGATCGTCGGAACGCCGGCCATCGACGGCCACATGACCAACGTCGATTGGGGGATCCTCTCGACCCCCGTCATCGACGAGGCCGCCGGCATCCTTTATGCCTGCGCCTGGGTCAGCGACGACGGCAGCGTCGCCAAGGGCCGGCATTTTCTTGCAGGCCTGCGGATCAGAGACGGCTCGATGGTGCATGGGCTGCTCAATCTCGAAGGCGCGGTTTACACCCCGCCGGGCGGCCTCCCGGTGCAGAAATTCGTCTCGGCCCAGCGCAAGCAGCGCAGCGCGCTGACGCTGACACACAACCATGTGCTGATACCCTTCGGCACGATCGCGGAAACGTCGAAGACGGCGCGGGGGTGGCTGATCGCCGTCGACGTTCACGCCTGGCATCTCGCGGCCGCGTGGTGCTCAACCGTGACCGGCATCGGTGGCGGGTTGTGGCATAGCGGGGCGGGTCCCGCGGTCGCTCCCGACGGCTCGATCTACGTCATCACCGGAAACGGCGCATTCTCGCCGCAGCATGGCGATTTCGGCGAGAGCATCGTGCGGCTCGCGCTGCACACCGGAGCTCACGCGCATTTCGAGGTGTTATCGTGGTGGTCGGCGTGGACCGATGCCAATCGGGTCGGCGCTGCCGCCGTCGCTGCGATCGACGACGATGATGATGAGCACGCGCTGCCGTCCAACGTCTCGCTGACCGCGGTGGTCGGTCATGCCAGGCGGATGGGAATGGCTTTGAAGCCCATTCATGCCCGTGAAATGGCGCATGTCGCGGTGACGTCCGGTCCCGACGAGATGGATGCGCAGATCGCACCGGTCGTGGCGCATCATCTGGAAGCGATGAACGAATCGATGTGGAGCGATCAGGACTTTGGATCGGGCGGTCCGGTCTATGTCGCCACGTCCCAGGCCGTGCTCGCGGCCGGCAAGGATGGCATCCTCTACACCGGCAATGCCGAGGCGCTCGGCGACACGCAAGCCGCCGATCTTGCGGCAGGCCACTTCGCGGCGAACTACGCCAAGCTGCGCATGCCGCCGATCCTCTATACCTATTTCGATCCCGCCGTGCCGCCGGCGCCGGCCGCGCCGACGGAGTTGAATCTGTTTCCGGGCGGCGCGACCCGGCACCTGCACGGCACGCCGCTGCTGTTCTCGTCCACTGCCCATGGCGTGATGCATTTCGTCGGCGGCGAGAACAGTGCGTTGCGAGCGTGGTCGATCGCGGCCGATGGCACCACGACCTATCTCGCCGGATCCAACGAGATCGCCTCGCCGCAGTCGCCGCGTCCGTCGGGCGGCATGCCCGGCTGGAGCATCACGCTCGCCGCCAACAACGGCGCTGATGCCGTCATTGTGGCGATGGTCCCTTACAAGGACAGCAACATGCTGCTGAGCCCGGGCCGCTTTCTGGTCTATGATGCGCAGAATTTCGCCACCAATCCGGACGGCTCCCACCGACTCCAGGTGATCTGGGATAGCGAGAATTGGGGCCCGGAACACGCCTTCTTGCATCCGAAGTTCAACCGTCCGATCGTCTGGCAGGGCCGGATCTATCGCCCGACCTATGAGGGACGTATCGATGTTTACGGATTGACGGACTGACGCCGTCGTGGCGCGCTATCAAGATTTGGACTCCAGCCAACGCGGCGTCTTCGACCGCGGCGCGGGGGAAATAGCCGATCAGGACGACACGTCCACCCGCGGCGGCGGATATCGCCGGGCCAGCATCGACAGCGACAGGCGCCGCTCGTCCTCCGGTAACTCGCGCCAGGCCAGCACCAGCGACCGCTTCCAATCGCCGACGCCGAAATCCATCGCCTCCCATTTCTGCGGCTCGGGTGCCTCGAGGCCCCGGACCCAGACGAAATAGCGGGGAAGGCCGTCGGCGTCCGTGTCGGTCGTGCGTCGCCTGGCCATCGGCTGCTCGCTGCATCAATATCGCTGCGATAGGATATAGGCATCGGCGCGGTGAAGTCGAACGCCTTGCCGCAGGCTTGGTGACGCCGGGCTGGCCAATGAGTGCGGTGGGCGAAAGATATGGACGAAATCGCGATCGACGCTTGGCGTGACGCTTTGGACGTGATGACGAGGTTCGTCGGCTCCTGGTCGTTCGACCGGGTAATCGAAGGGCAGGCCACGATGCGGGGCATCGCGGTCTTCACGCCCCTGGACACGGAGAGGCTGGTCTATCGGGAGCAGGGAGATCTGACGCTCGCGAACGGCACCGCGTTGCAGGCAGAGCGTGAATACATCTTCGCCAGCCGCGACGGCGGCTTCGAGGTCTTCTTCAAGGAGAACCCACCGCGGCTGTTTCACGTCATCTCATTGTCTGCCTCTCTGAGAGGAGAGCCCAGCGGCAGCGCGGGCCATCTGTGCAATCGCGACTATTATCAATCGACCTACAGCTTCCTGGCCGATGGTCGCTTCGTCATTCGTCACGTGGTGTCAGGTCCACGCAAGGACTATACGATGGTGACGACCTACACGCGCCTCGCCGCCCCCGTCACGGCCAGAGCTCGCAAGTCGCAACCCGGTTGATGTCGGCGAGCCGGCGGTTGGCATCGCCGTTGAGGTCGATGCTCGCCATCAGCGTCAGCAGGCGGTGATAGGCGCTATCGGCGACTTCGACCGGCAGCGGGGCCTCGTCAAACGCCTCGACATAGCCGCCGACAAGATTGCCCAGGAGACGGCAGAGCCCGCGCTGGGCGGGGTCATCCCGGCCGAGCGTTTCGAGCTTCTGCTGAAAAATCCGGAAGGTCCGCAAACCGTGGTGTTGTTCGGAAAGCCACGCGTGCAGGTCGTTCATATGAGCCTCTTCGAGTTACGGAAGAAGCTACCGGCTTATACAGTGGGGATGTGACAATTGCTAGGAAGGGGGGCGATGCGCGGCCGAAATAGTCTCAATCAATCCAAAACGCCAGATGCCCTCGACAGTTGTGTTGCGAAAAAATATCATCCCTGATAGAGAAGGCGGGCCCTATATTTTAGTCTGACGAATCTCATTTTCGCGACCATTGCCGATACCAAAGGAATTGATGCTCGAATGTCTGCGGCCTGACCCCGTTCGCTGATCTCTGCGACGTTTTCCGTGAAGGCCACGGGATTTTCAGCGGTGCTTTTTTGCGGACGCCCGATGCGATCGTCGCCGGCGGCGAGGATGAACGCGTCGCTTCCGGTCGTGCGTTTCAACAAATTTATTGACGGGAGGGGCTGCCAATGTCGACGAACGGTGCTTGGTGTCGATCGAAGTTTTCCTGGTTGTTACCCATGGTGTTTGCAGCGGGGTTGGCGGTCGCCGTCGCGGCCGGCGCGGGTATGGCGGCAGACCAGACAGTCTCGAGGCTGCTCGCGGCCAACGACGTATCCATCCTGTTTCCGCCGCCCAAAACGGCGGTCGACATGGCCAATCTGATTGCGCTGTCCGATCTCGCCGGTCCGACGGGATCTCCGCAGCGGCTCTGGTCGGATGACGATTTCGCGCGCTTTCTCGCTCTTACGGAGAGCCCCGAATTTCCGGGCGTGCCGGATTCCGGCGTAAGCCGAATTCACTTGCCTGATGGAGTGAAAAACATCGGCGCCTGGTTCGTGTCCGGCATTCGGATCGACCCGGGTGCGCCGGGCCTTTCCCAGGAGATCATCGCGCAGTTTGGCAGGCGTCCGCAAATCCGCCTTATCGTTCAGCCGGTGACGAACGGGCCTAACGGTGTCAAGGTTCACGACATCGCGGGCCACCTGCTCTTCGATTTCACTCTTGATCCGGATCCAGCCCTCGACGGTTGTGAGCCTTTCAAAAGAGCGAAGCCTGATGACGAGGCGTTCAGGGACGTCATTCGCGACGTCGTAGCACTTCGCGATCAGCTGGCGGCTGGAAAGTTCGGCGGGGTCAAGGTGGTGACCGCGGGTGACATGAATGTGCATCCGGGCCTTGTGGGACCCTCCGCAAGGTCGTTTCGCGATGCGCTGAAGGCCATGCTCGAAAAGCATCTTGAGCGGAAGCGCTTCAACGCCATGGCTGTCGCCGCTGTCGAAGTCGCGGAACCATGGGTCTTCGTGTCGATGTTGAGGCCGGAGGCCGCCTTCATACCGGTCCCTGGCCCTACGCTCGATGGCATGCACACTG is part of the Bradyrhizobium commune genome and harbors:
- a CDS encoding DUF6314 family protein, with product MDEIAIDAWRDALDVMTRFVGSWSFDRVIEGQATMRGIAVFTPLDTERLVYREQGDLTLANGTALQAEREYIFASRDGGFEVFFKENPPRLFHVISLSASLRGEPSGSAGHLCNRDYYQSTYSFLADGRFVIRHVVSGPRKDYTMVTTYTRLAAPVTARARKSQPG
- a CDS encoding PQQ-binding-like beta-propeller repeat protein, which translates into the protein MVASVTTRSYDLARTGANNSETVLTATAVRTKGIVKLFSIPIPDDPRLEAQPLAVGGVRTLDGKTRDLIFQATMGNWVYAFDAVTGEKIWATNLGRPIVGTPAIDGHMTNVDWGILSTPVIDEAAGILYACAWVSDDGSVAKGRHFLAGLRIRDGSMVHGLLNLEGAVYTPPGGLPVQKFVSAQRKQRSALTLTHNHVLIPFGTIAETSKTARGWLIAVDVHAWHLAAAWCSTVTGIGGGLWHSGAGPAVAPDGSIYVITGNGAFSPQHGDFGESIVRLALHTGAHAHFEVLSWWSAWTDANRVGAAAVAAIDDDDDEHALPSNVSLTAVVGHARRMGMALKPIHAREMAHVAVTSGPDEMDAQIAPVVAHHLEAMNESMWSDQDFGSGGPVYVATSQAVLAAGKDGILYTGNAEALGDTQAADLAAGHFAANYAKLRMPPILYTYFDPAVPPAPAAPTELNLFPGGATRHLHGTPLLFSSTAHGVMHFVGGENSALRAWSIAADGTTTYLAGSNEIASPQSPRPSGGMPGWSITLAANNGADAVIVAMVPYKDSNMLLSPGRFLVYDAQNFATNPDGSHRLQVIWDSENWGPEHAFLHPKFNRPIVWQGRIYRPTYEGRIDVYGLTD